A portion of the Flavobacterium magnum genome contains these proteins:
- a CDS encoding TraB/GumN family protein, with amino-acid sequence MMRHIFKLICLLAFVPTQAQAPTEKSLLWEISGKGLKTSYLFGTMHATCDATLSPRVTEGLDNTQQLYLELDMDDPSMQVKMMKGLNMAGGKKMSDLVTPEDYAVVDAFMKKNMGMSLKAVNTFKPFFVSSLMITKLLDCPMQSIEQELIKVATASNKEILGLETVEEQLSVFDAIPYEAQMNELVKTAKDDMVNDKKEFAALYELYQKQDLNGMLDFSKTSKNEMTAKFDTELLTNRNANWIPRIIRIAAEKPTFFGVGAAHLGGENGVISLLRKNGYTVKPVL; translated from the coding sequence ATGATGCGACATATATTCAAACTGATCTGCCTGCTGGCATTCGTCCCAACCCAGGCGCAGGCCCCTACCGAAAAATCGCTGCTGTGGGAAATCAGCGGCAAAGGCCTTAAAACTTCTTACCTGTTTGGTACAATGCACGCGACCTGCGATGCCACCTTAAGCCCAAGGGTCACCGAGGGATTGGACAACACCCAGCAGCTTTACCTCGAACTCGATATGGACGATCCTTCCATGCAGGTGAAAATGATGAAGGGACTGAACATGGCCGGCGGAAAAAAAATGTCGGACCTTGTTACGCCAGAGGATTACGCCGTTGTTGATGCCTTCATGAAGAAAAACATGGGCATGTCGCTGAAAGCTGTAAACACATTCAAGCCTTTTTTTGTGAGTTCGCTGATGATTACCAAACTGCTGGATTGCCCAATGCAATCGATTGAACAGGAACTGATAAAAGTCGCCACCGCCAGTAACAAAGAAATTCTCGGACTCGAGACAGTGGAAGAACAGCTGTCGGTTTTCGACGCGATTCCGTACGAAGCACAAATGAACGAACTCGTCAAAACGGCCAAAGATGACATGGTCAATGACAAGAAGGAATTCGCAGCCTTATACGAACTCTATCAAAAACAGGACCTGAACGGCATGCTCGACTTCTCCAAAACCTCAAAAAACGAAATGACGGCTAAGTTTGATACTGAACTCCTTACAAACAGAAACGCCAACTGGATTCCGCGCATCATCAGGATCGCCGCTGAAAAACCGACTTTCTTCGGTGTAGGCGCGGCGCATCTCGGCGGTGAGAATGGTGTGATTTCGCTTTTGCGCAAGAACGGATATACGGTTAAGCCTGTGCTGTAG
- a CDS encoding RNA polymerase sigma factor → MTESLEKSFVQQLQTNQNIIHKICRLYTSGEDAHKDLFQEITIQLWKAYPKFRGESKFSTWAYRVALNTAITLYRKSTRSLSTVEYDNTKHFIKQEEYNYEEEEQLKLLYQAVYQLNDIEKALIFMYLEDKDYQEISETLGISEVNARVKMNRIKGKLKKILNP, encoded by the coding sequence ATGACTGAAAGTTTAGAGAAATCTTTTGTGCAGCAACTGCAGACCAACCAGAATATCATCCACAAGATTTGTAGGCTGTATACTTCGGGCGAAGACGCGCACAAGGACTTGTTTCAGGAAATTACGATCCAGCTTTGGAAAGCCTATCCGAAATTTCGCGGCGAAAGCAAGTTCTCGACTTGGGCCTACCGCGTGGCATTAAACACCGCCATCACCTTATACCGCAAAAGCACGCGTTCGCTGTCGACCGTGGAATACGACAATACAAAGCATTTTATCAAACAGGAAGAATACAATTATGAGGAGGAAGAGCAGCTCAAACTGTTGTATCAGGCCGTGTACCAACTGAACGATATCGAGAAAGCGCTTATTTTTATGTATCTTGAAGATAAGGATTATCAGGAAATATCTGAGACGCTGGGAATCAGCGAAGTAAACGCACGTGTAAAAATGAACAGGATCAAAGGGAAACTGAAAAAAATACTAAATCCGTAA
- a CDS encoding DUF3810 domain-containing protein, whose product MPFSFGDVLYSVVFVFIFRWIFLKRKTWKIHWKANLLHIASFISVAYFAFHLLWAFNYYRVPLNETLGIRKDYTQTELREFTLKLIEKTNAVQLKITKNQNAKVVFPQSRETIYGKALNGYGHLSAQYPQFNYTHSSIKGSIYSLPLTYMGFSGYLNPFTGEAQVNDKMPLYSFPVTVCHEMAHQLGYASESEANFIGFLSAKSNADLYFQYAAYSFALRYCLNTFERTKEGNSKQFMPLINKGILENYKESRAFWEQYETFIETGFKIFYDRFLKMNQQKDGMEGYSRFVELMVNYYKNRTL is encoded by the coding sequence ATCCCTTTTTCCTTTGGCGACGTTTTGTATTCGGTGGTATTCGTTTTCATATTCCGGTGGATTTTTCTGAAAAGAAAAACCTGGAAAATTCATTGGAAAGCGAATTTACTTCATATCGCAAGTTTTATTTCTGTGGCATATTTCGCTTTCCACTTGCTTTGGGCATTCAATTATTACAGGGTCCCGTTAAACGAGACTTTAGGCATCCGCAAAGATTATACGCAAACCGAACTGCGTGAATTTACATTAAAACTAATCGAGAAAACCAATGCCGTCCAACTTAAAATCACCAAAAACCAAAACGCAAAAGTCGTTTTCCCACAGTCGCGCGAAACCATTTACGGCAAGGCATTAAATGGATATGGCCATCTTTCGGCACAATATCCGCAATTCAATTACACACATTCCAGTATCAAAGGATCCATTTACAGCCTGCCACTCACCTATATGGGCTTCTCAGGGTATTTAAATCCGTTTACGGGTGAGGCACAGGTGAACGACAAGATGCCGTTGTATTCGTTTCCTGTCACTGTCTGCCACGAAATGGCGCACCAGCTGGGTTATGCTTCGGAAAGTGAGGCCAATTTCATCGGATTTCTTTCCGCCAAAAGCAATGCCGATTTATATTTTCAATATGCCGCTTATTCATTTGCGCTGCGCTATTGCCTGAATACTTTTGAACGCACAAAGGAAGGCAATAGTAAGCAATTTATGCCTTTGATCAACAAGGGCATCCTTGAAAATTACAAGGAAAGCCGGGCATTCTGGGAACAATATGAAACCTTCATCGAAACCGGATTTAAAATCTTCTATGACCGTTTCCTCAAAATGAACCAGCAAAAAGACGGCATGGAAGGCTATAGCCGGTTTGTGGAACTGATGGTAAATTACTACAAAAACCGCACGCTTTAG
- a CDS encoding DUF2200 domain-containing protein: MENQRVYKMSFAGVYPHYITKAEKKGRTKEEVDTVICWLTGYSPEALQQQIDDRVNFEEFFAQAPQLHPNVSKITGVICGYRIEEIEDPLMKQVRYLDKLVDELAKGRPMEKILRS; the protein is encoded by the coding sequence ATGGAAAATCAGAGAGTGTATAAAATGTCGTTCGCCGGCGTTTACCCGCATTATATTACCAAAGCAGAGAAAAAAGGGCGAACCAAAGAGGAGGTAGATACTGTCATCTGTTGGTTAACAGGCTACAGCCCGGAGGCATTGCAACAGCAGATTGACGATCGGGTGAATTTCGAGGAGTTTTTTGCACAGGCGCCCCAGCTCCATCCGAATGTTTCGAAAATTACAGGCGTGATTTGCGGTTACCGTATTGAAGAGATTGAAGATCCGTTGATGAAGCAGGTGCGATATCTGGACAAACTGGTCGACGAGTTGGCAAAAGGGCGGCCAATGGAGAAGATATTGAGGAGTTAA
- a CDS encoding aminoacyl-histidine dipeptidase, with protein sequence MSNEIRNLEPKALWNKFADLNAVPRPSKKEERVIQFMKDFGNSLGLETFEDEIRNVIIRKPATKGMEDRKMIVMQGHLDMVHQKNNDTVFDFDTQGIDMYVDGDWVRARGTTLGADNGLGVATIMAILESTDIAHPAIEALFTIDEETGMTGALNLKGGILKGEILLNLDTEEDDEIDIGCAGGVDVTATAVYDEEETPEGSMGYTITVKGLNGGHSGMDIHKGLGNANKIMNRLLFGGFENFGLQLSELNGGSLRNAIPRESVAKIIIAGMYDEAFVFDMQEVIGDIKKEFKTTEPKLEILIEKSDLPAKVMQVPAQEGFLRAVYAAHNGVYRMSADMEDLVETSNNIAKITVKNGELSIQCLTRSSVESSKFDLANALRSAFELCGCEVTFGGSYPGWTPNVNSEILEVLVNIYEKQNGEKPKVVACHAGLECGILGTNYPGMDMISFGPTIHGAHSPDERASIKSAQKYWKFVLEILGNIPHKN encoded by the coding sequence ATGAGCAACGAAATAAGAAACCTTGAACCAAAAGCCCTTTGGAATAAATTCGCCGACTTAAATGCAGTACCCCGTCCTTCAAAAAAAGAAGAACGCGTGATCCAATTCATGAAAGACTTCGGCAACAGTCTTGGCCTTGAAACTTTTGAAGATGAAATCCGCAATGTAATCATTCGAAAGCCTGCTACCAAAGGCATGGAGGACCGCAAGATGATTGTGATGCAGGGACACCTCGATATGGTGCACCAAAAGAACAATGACACCGTTTTTGATTTCGACACCCAGGGCATCGACATGTATGTTGATGGTGATTGGGTTCGCGCGCGTGGCACGACGCTCGGTGCAGATAACGGACTGGGTGTAGCAACAATTATGGCAATCCTCGAGAGCACTGACATCGCACATCCCGCAATTGAGGCTTTATTTACAATTGATGAAGAAACCGGAATGACAGGCGCCCTGAATCTTAAAGGCGGCATATTAAAAGGGGAAATATTGCTAAACCTCGATACCGAAGAAGATGACGAGATCGATATCGGATGTGCCGGTGGCGTGGATGTTACTGCAACTGCAGTGTATGATGAGGAAGAAACCCCTGAAGGTTCCATGGGGTATACGATTACAGTGAAGGGCCTCAATGGCGGCCACTCGGGGATGGATATCCACAAAGGCCTGGGCAACGCCAACAAGATCATGAACCGTTTGCTTTTCGGCGGTTTCGAAAACTTTGGTTTGCAGCTTTCCGAATTGAACGGGGGCAGCCTCCGAAACGCGATTCCGCGTGAAAGCGTGGCTAAAATAATCATTGCCGGAATGTATGACGAAGCCTTTGTGTTCGACATGCAGGAAGTTATCGGTGATATTAAAAAAGAGTTTAAGACCACCGAGCCGAAGTTGGAAATCCTTATAGAAAAATCGGATTTGCCTGCAAAAGTGATGCAGGTGCCCGCTCAGGAAGGATTTCTGCGTGCCGTTTATGCTGCGCACAATGGCGTGTACCGCATGAGCGCCGATATGGAAGACCTGGTGGAAACCTCAAATAATATTGCGAAGATTACGGTCAAAAACGGTGAGCTTTCAATTCAGTGTTTAACGCGTTCTTCGGTGGAAAGTTCAAAATTTGATTTAGCCAATGCATTGCGCTCTGCATTCGAACTGTGTGGTTGCGAAGTAACCTTCGGCGGCTCTTATCCGGGCTGGACACCAAATGTGAATTCAGAAATACTGGAAGTTTTGGTCAATATCTACGAGAAGCAAAACGGCGAAAAGCCAAAAGTAGTCGCCTGCCACGCCGGACTCGAATGTGGTATCCTCGGTACAAATTACCCGGGAATGGATATGATTTCTTTTGGGCCAACCATTCACGGTGCACATTCCCCGGATGAAAGGGCAAGCATAAAATCTGCTCAGAAATATTGGAAATTCGTATTGGAAATCCTCGGAAATATCCCACATAAGAATTGA
- a CDS encoding DUF6265 family protein → MIRKTFAAIALCAVISSCKNERRYDRIENAKWLIGRWENDSRAGKLVEEWSTFNDSMIIGSGMFVTGTDTVFSEDLWLEQHGDSLSYFAKVYGQNNSRKVEFKMTSSTKDQMVFENPTHDFPNKIVYRHVQDSLIADVSGVSKGQPKTEHFAMKKK, encoded by the coding sequence ATGATACGTAAAACCTTTGCGGCTATCGCACTATGCGCCGTGATTTCGTCGTGTAAAAACGAACGCCGCTACGACAGGATTGAAAATGCCAAATGGCTTATAGGACGATGGGAAAATGACTCCCGCGCAGGCAAACTCGTGGAAGAATGGTCGACGTTCAACGACAGCATGATTATAGGAAGCGGCATGTTCGTGACCGGAACAGACACTGTTTTTTCCGAAGACCTGTGGCTGGAGCAACATGGCGACTCGCTTTCGTATTTTGCAAAGGTGTACGGACAGAACAACAGCCGGAAAGTCGAGTTTAAAATGACTTCGTCCACAAAAGACCAAATGGTGTTCGAAAACCCAACACATGATTTCCCGAATAAAATAGTCTACAGGCACGTACAGGACAGCCTGATTGCAGACGTTTCAGGCGTTTCGAAAGGACAACCGAAGACCGAACATTTTGCCATGAAGAAAAAATAA
- a CDS encoding chloride channel protein, producing MKHQSKSLFILSLLAAAAAIGLLSTILALTLKEMTAAYETLLFGKVKTWPIVFFIFPFAGLSAIHWLRKKVFKNKPNKGIAEVFETVSHKREWLPAYKIPSHAINGFLTVVSGGSTGIEVSTVVAAATIGSTARKKFSRFRKYKSTLINCGVAAGITALFGNPIAGFFFCYEVISRKWNWLRLSAVLVALAVSTALINLADFAPLFTIRLHGWHYHALPWFVLLGVIAGCHSVYLTRCVLFFKERYSRLSSDRHRIVLTSFTLGVLMLLLPQLYGEGYHAVAESMQQAQTLILTPGLFLTCVAIVLLKPIATSATLASGGDGGVFAPGMFIGAFLGLLVALLHNTFFSAQVIPLNFMILGMGAMLSASIHAPFTAVFLTCGLTGDYTLLVPALLVCFVSKLTAKSLYPFTVYTYQKV from the coding sequence ATGAAGCACCAATCCAAATCCCTGTTTATCCTGTCGTTGCTCGCGGCCGCTGCGGCGATCGGTTTGCTGTCTACGATTTTGGCGCTGACACTTAAGGAAATGACTGCAGCCTATGAAACCTTACTTTTCGGAAAAGTCAAAACCTGGCCGATAGTGTTTTTCATATTCCCTTTCGCCGGACTTTCAGCAATCCACTGGCTTCGGAAAAAGGTTTTCAAAAATAAGCCAAACAAAGGCATTGCCGAGGTGTTTGAAACGGTCAGCCACAAGCGCGAATGGCTTCCCGCGTACAAAATTCCGTCGCACGCAATCAACGGCTTCCTGACCGTGGTTTCCGGGGGATCGACAGGCATTGAAGTCTCCACCGTCGTAGCAGCTGCAACCATTGGTTCTACTGCCCGCAAAAAATTCAGCCGGTTCCGCAAATACAAAAGTACCCTGATCAACTGCGGGGTGGCAGCCGGGATTACCGCCTTATTCGGCAACCCCATTGCGGGATTCTTTTTTTGTTACGAAGTGATTTCCCGAAAATGGAACTGGCTCAGATTGTCGGCAGTTTTGGTAGCGCTTGCCGTATCCACAGCGCTCATCAACCTGGCAGATTTTGCGCCGCTTTTCACCATCCGGCTGCACGGGTGGCACTACCATGCGTTGCCGTGGTTCGTACTCCTGGGCGTCATTGCGGGTTGCCATTCGGTATACCTCACGCGCTGCGTGCTGTTTTTCAAAGAAAGGTATTCCCGACTGTCATCTGATCGTCACAGAATCGTCCTCACTTCCTTTACGTTGGGCGTTTTAATGCTCCTTCTGCCGCAATTGTATGGTGAGGGGTACCATGCCGTCGCTGAAAGTATGCAGCAGGCGCAGACCCTTATCCTCACGCCGGGCCTGTTTCTTACCTGCGTCGCTATTGTATTGCTTAAACCGATCGCGACTTCGGCCACGCTGGCCTCCGGCGGCGATGGCGGCGTTTTTGCACCGGGTATGTTTATCGGGGCATTCCTCGGATTATTAGTTGCGCTGCTCCACAATACCTTTTTCAGTGCACAGGTGATTCCGTTGAATTTTATGATCCTCGGTATGGGGGCCATGCTCAGCGCGAGCATACACGCTCCATTTACTGCGGTTTTCCTGACCTGTGGCCTGACGGGCGACTACACACTGCTGGTACCGGCGCTGCTGGTCTGTTTTGTTTCAAAACTAACCGCCAAATCGTTGTATCCTTTTACGGTGTACACGTACCAAAAAGTATAA
- the gloA2 gene encoding SMU1112c/YaeR family gloxylase I-like metalloprotein — MLKLNRIHHIAIICSDYEVSKYFYTKVLGLAMTRETYRAERDSYKLDLSMNGYYCIELFSFPSPPLRITRPEATGLRHLAFEVDSVLETIKYFSSIGMASEPIRIDDLTGKKFSFISDPDNLPIEFYEK, encoded by the coding sequence ATGCTTAAACTCAACCGCATCCACCACATCGCCATCATATGCTCAGACTATGAGGTGTCGAAATACTTTTACACCAAAGTGCTCGGGCTTGCAATGACCAGGGAGACTTACCGTGCCGAACGCGATTCGTATAAACTCGACCTGTCTATGAACGGTTATTATTGTATCGAACTTTTCTCGTTTCCCTCCCCGCCTCTGCGGATTACGCGGCCCGAAGCTACAGGACTGCGTCATCTGGCGTTCGAGGTTGACAGCGTGCTGGAGACGATAAAATATTTTTCCTCAATCGGAATGGCATCAGAACCCATTCGTATCGATGACCTTACGGGTAAGAAATTTAGTTTCATTTCCGATCCGGACAACCTTCCGATTGAATTCTACGAGAAATAA